Within the Fundidesulfovibrio putealis DSM 16056 genome, the region CAGGAGTGCCGCAGAGGTGTGGGTCTCGGCGGTCACCAGGACGCTTGCGTCGGCGAGCTTGTGCAGGGGCACGCGGCTCAGGAGCAGCACGCTCTTCACCGGACCCCGGCTGCCGATGGCCAGATCGGGCAGCAGGTAGTAGCGTCCGGGGTTTCTGGCGTACTCGATGGAGGAGCAGGCCGAGAGGTCCAGCCCGCCTGCGCGGATGAGGTCGTTCAGCGTGGCCGGGGGGCCGGACACGATGTCGAAATCGTGCTTGACCCAGCCGTCCTCGATGGGATGGTAGATGGGCAGGACGTTCAGGTAGCTGATGCGCCCGAGGCGCAGGTTCGCAGGCATCACAGAGACTCCAGCAGGCTGTAGTCCATGGCCCGGCGCACGGGTTTGAATCCGGCGTCGGTGATGGCCTGGCGCACGCCCGGCTCGTCCATGCGAAAGCGCACTCCGGCTGCGGCCACCACGTTTTCCTCGATCATGGTGGAGCCGAAGTCGTTGGCTCCGTACCAGAGCGACGCCTGGGCGATCTCGCGGCCCATGGTCACCCAGGAGGCCTGGACGCTCAGGAAGTTGTCCAGCATCAGGCGCGAGATGGTCAGTACCCGCAGATACTCCTGCGGCGAGCACTTGCGCCCGCCCAGGGCGGTGTTGTCGGGCTGGAAGCCCCAGGGGATGAAGGCCGTGAAGCCGCGCGTCTCGTCCTGGAGGTCGCGCAGCGCCAGCAGGTGCTCGATGCGTTCGGCCCAGGTCTCCACGTGGCCGAACATCATGGTGGCCGTGGTGCGAAGCCCCTGGAGATGCGCCTGTCGCATCACGTCCAGCCACTCGGCCGTGGAGCACTTGGCCGGGGCCACGGCCTGGCGCACGCGGTCCACCAGGATCTCCGCGCCGCCGCCGGGGATGGAGGCCAATCCGGCGGCCTTGAGCCGCGCCACCACCTCGGGCACTGTAAGCCCGGCAAGCCCGGCGAAATAGACGATCTCCGGCGGCGAGAAGCCGTGCACGTGGATGTCCGGGTAGGTCTCGCGCACGAAGTGCAGCAGGGCCTCGTAGTATTCCAGGCCCATGTCCGGGTTGTGGCCGCCTTGCAGCAGGATCTGCCTGCCGCCCAGGGCCAGGGTCTCTTCAATCTTCTGGCCGAGCTCCTCGCGGGTGAGGGAATACCCCCCGGCCTGCCCCGGAGCCTTGAAGAAGGCGCAGAAGCGGCAGCCGCACTGGCAGATGTTGGTGGAGTTGACGTTGCGGTCCACCACGTAGGTGACCACCGGGGCCGGATGCTTGCGCAGGCGGGCGCGGTGGGCCAGGCTGCCAAGAAGCGGCAGGCTGGCGGACTCGGCCAGGATCAGGGCGTCCTCCATTGTGAGGCGCTGGGCCGAGTCGGCCTTGCGGGCCACGGCGAGAACCTGGGCGTGATCGAATATCGCGGACATTCCTTAAGCCTCCCGGAAAAGCCCGTCGCGGCGAACAGGCGTAAAACCGCTTGAGCGGATGGCGTCCTCGAGGTCGGCGATGGACAGGGCCTGGGCCGAGTCGCTGCCCGCCTCGTGGCCGATCTTTTCCTCAACCACGGTACCGTCCAGGTCGTCCGCGCCCCAGGAGAGGCACAGCTGCGAGAGTTTCAGCCCAAGCATCACCCAGTAGGCCTTGATGTGCGGGATGTTGTCCAGCATCAGGCGCGACACTGCCATGGTGCGCAACACGTCCATGGCCGAGGGGCCGCGCGCCTCCTCGCCCAGCGGGTTGTTGCCGGGCAGGTAGGGCAGGGGGATGAAGCACACGAACCCGCCCGTGGCGTCCTGCTGGCGGCGCAGGGCGTCCATGTGCTCCAGGCGGTGGCGGGTGGTCTCCAGGTGCCCGAACAGCATGGTGGCGTTGGTGCGAAGGCCCACGCCGTGAGCCTCGGCCATCACGGACAGCCAGGCCTCGCCGCCGATCTTCTCGGGGCAGAGCGCTTTACGGGGCGCGTCCGCAAAGATTTCCGCGCCGCCGCCGGGCAGCATGTCCACGCCCGAAGCCTTCAGGCGTTCGAGCACCTCGCGGATGCTTACACCCGAAAGCTTGGCCAGATGGTCCACCTCCACGGCGGTCAGGGCCTTGATGGATGCCTTGGGGTAGGCGGCGCGCACCCTGGCGGCCAGATCCTCGTAGTAGTCGAGGCCCAGGCTCGGGTGGCATCCGCCCACGATGTGCACCTCGTCCACGGCTCCGGCCTCGCGCAGCTTGGCAAGGGCCTCATCCGGGGTGAGCACGTAGGCCCCCTCCTGGCCCTCGTCGCGGCGGTAGGCGCAGAAGCGGCAGCGGTTCACGCAGACGTTGGTGGGGTTCACGTGGCGGTTGACCACGTAGTGCACCCGGTCGCCGTGCAGGCGCTTGCGGGCGTGGGCGGCAAGAGCAGCCGGGACGTGCGGGTCCGGGCAGTCGAACAGGGCCTGGCCCTGCCCGATGGTCAGGCGCTTGCCGGAGAGCACCGCGTCCAACACGGGCTCCAGGCCAAGCGAGGCAATGTATTGTCTATCCAACGTGGAATCCTCCAGCCAGCATGGCGGCCAGCTTTCCGGCGGCCTGCCGTGAGTTTTCAGGGTCATCCAGGCTAAGGCCCAGGCCGATGTCCATCCAGGGCTGGGCCTGGGCCTGGACGAAACGGTCCAGCACGGCGTCCAGCACGAACACGGCCAGGGTGGCGTCCAAAGTTTCGGGCAGCTCGCCCGAGGCCTTGGCTTCAACGATGATGGGGGTCAGGAACCGGGCGGACAGGGCGCGAACCTTGCCCAGGAACTGCTCGCGCAGGGGGAAATCGCCCCCGGCCAGCATTTTCAGATAAATGGCGTAGATGTCCGGGTGGGTGCGCACGAACTCCGTGCCCACCAGCAGCACCCGCTCCAGGCGCTCAGCCAGGGGGCGGCCCTTGGTCTCGTCGCGGGCCTCGCGCAGAAAGAGTGCGAAGCGCTCCACCGCGCCGTCGAACACGCGCGAGAAGAGCCCCTCCTTGCTGCCGAAGTACTTGAACAGCGACCCCTTGGCGATGCCCAGGCGCGCCGACAGCCTGTTCATGCTGGCCCCCAGGAAGCCGCGCTCGGCGAATTCGCGCCGGGCCTCGCCAAGCACACGCTGCTGCTTGTCTGCGGGGATGTTCTGGAAGGTGGGGCTTGCGTCCATGGGGCCTCATGCGTAAAGTGACCGGGTGGTCACCGATACTCCCCCCAGCACCCCTCGTCAACTGAGGCCATTCAGTTTGGGCATCTCGCCGTGCCCCAACGACACCTTCATCTTTCACGCCCTGCTGAACGGCCTCGCGCCGAGCGAGCCAGGATTCGCGCTCTCGCGGCTGGTGATGGCCGACGTGGAGGAGCTGAACTCCCTGGCCGCGCGCGGGGAGCTGGACGTGGTGAAGATTTCCATGGCTGCCATGGCCGACGCCGCCCCGCACTACCGGCTGCTGCCCTGCGGCGGGGCGCTGGGGCGCGGCTGCGGCCCGCTGCTGGTCACCCGCGCCGATCGCTCTCTTGGCGCGGCAATCGAGACCTTGGCCCTGCCCGGCGCGCGCACCACGGCGGCGCTTCTGGCGGAGCTTTCCGGCATACCGGGCAGGCGCGTGCAGATGCGCTACGACGAGGTGATGCCCGCCGTGATCCGGGGCGAGGTGGACGCGGGCGTGGTGATCCACGAGGGGCGCTTCACCTACGCGGCCCAGGGCTTAAGCCTGCTTCAGGATTTCGGCGTGTGGTGGGAGGGGCGCTACGGCCTGCCGCTGCCGCTGGGAGTCATCGCCGCCCGGCGCGATTTGGGGGAGCCGGGCGCGCAGTTCGCCGCGCAGGCCATCCGCGAAAGCCTGCAGCACGCCTGGAAGCATCCCCAGGACAGCAAGGCGTTCATAGCCGAGCACGCCCAGGAGCTCTCGCCCGAGGTATGCCAGTCGCACATCGAGACCTTCGTCACGCCGTTCAGCCTGGAGATCGGGCAGGAAGGGCGCAGGGCCATCGAGGCCCTGGCCGAGGCGGCCTTCAGGCTGGCCGGGCGTCCCGGCGACGTGCCGGGTGATCTGTTCTGGTAGAGTTCGTCCCGGCCTGATCAACAAACTCGCTGGCAAGACGCAGGAAAAAGCCAGCCCCCACGTATGCCGCATACGTGGGGGCTGGCTTTAATCGTCCGATGCAGCCAGCGGGGATTTACGCCGTTTCCGATACGATGAGCCCGGAGCTCCTCTCAGGGGCTTGGGGAGCTGGCCGCAACTCCGCCGCCAGGTCCAGGGATGACCCGACCGGGCCGGAGTCCCCGCGCGAGCTGACCGGCATGTCCACTGCCGTGAGCGCAAGCGGCGGCGGGGTCGGCAAGGCTTCCTGCGCAGGACGCGACTCCGTGGGTATGTCCGTGGCGGTGGGGGCGAGAGCCGAGGCTGCGGGAAGTTCCTCGCCTCGCGGGCGCGCCTCTGCGGGCAGGTCCGTCACGGTCGGGCTGAGCGGTGCCGCCGTGGGCAGTGTCTCGTTTTGGAGCGGCTCCAGGCCCGACGCGCTGGAAGCTGGCGCGGAGGCCAAGGCTTCTTCGGGAAGCGCCTGCGGCGCAAGGCCGGTCATCGCCGGGGGGGGCAGACCCGCAGGCAGTGCGGCAGCCGCCGCGTTGGCCGCGATGGTTGTGGGATTGTCCGGCCCGTCCTTGACCACGGTGAGCTCCTGGCCTTCGGGCACGGGAGGCTGGAACGAACTCAAGGCCGCCGCTATCTTGCTGGGATTGTCCGAGTCCGGCAGGCTGCTTAGCAACCCCTCCAGGAATGCCCGGTCCTTGTTGCTGGGGCGTTCCGGGTGGTTCAGCGGCCTTTCATAGGCCACGTCCTGGGAATAGGCATCGTGGGCCAGACGCTGCTCCTTGCGCATCTGTCTGGCCGGTTCGGCTCCCGCGAAGCGAAGAAAGTGGCGGTCCGAAATCTTCATGCCAAAGCTCCGGCTCAGCGCGGCGCGCCCTGGAGGGTGAGCATTCCAGCGTGCACCTCCGTGAAGGGCGCGCTGGACACGTTCAGCACCCCGGAAAACGGCGTGGCGATGTCCACGATGAAGTACACGCAGGAGAACATCAGGAAGGCCACGATGATCTCCAAGGCCACCTGGGAGCGCGTCTGTTCCGGGTTGGTGAGCAGAAGCCCCACGAACACCCCCAGCAGGCCGAATCCCAGAATTATCCACACGGGCGGGTACAGGTTGCCGGACAAGGTCTGGGAGCGGGCCACGCGCTGGCGGTTCAGGTCCGCGACGGCCTGCCCCAGCCCGGCGTAATAGGACTGGTTGTCCGCGCCAGAGGGCTTCATGGCGTAGAAGGCCTCCCAGACGTCGCCCAGACGGTCCGAGGCCCTCACGCTCATGGACTGGTCGCGGTCCATGGCGGGCCATTCGTCCTCCACCACCACCTTCGAGTAGGCGATCAGGGCCTGCCGGAAGCCTTCCGAGCCCGGAAGCGGTACGGACAGGCGGTAGGCCACCATCACCGCGCCCGCTTCGGCGCTGACAAGGCTCCTGGCCGAACCGTACGCGCCCCACAGCGTGACGATGGCGAAGCCAAGGAAAAACGCATAGACTGAAGCAAATAGCGAGAAGATTTCTGATGAGATGAGCTTTCGCGAACCGCCGCCGCTCGCCAGGGCCTTGCGCCGCAGGGCGTAGAGAAAGCCCGGCGCGGCCAGCGACAGGCCCAGTATGACCCCGAACACCAGGTAGTATTGCGGGTTGAAGTCCTTGAATTCGGAAAGCATGGCCTGTCCATAGCGTGTTCGGGGTTGCATGGAAAGTTCCCGGCCTCATCGCGCTTTCCTGGCAACAGGAAATAAAAAAGCTCCTCGTCTGTCTTATCGGCAGTCGGCTGAACATCTTAAGAGCAAGGAGGACGCAATGGCAGTTTTCGAACCAGGGGCCAAGGCCCCCGATTTCACCCTGGCGGCGGCCATGCCGGACGGGTCCGAGCGCCAAGTCAGCCTGTCCGGGCTTGCGGGCGGCTGGGTTGTGGTGTTCGTCTATCCCAAGGATTCCACCTCGGGCTGAACGGTGGAGGCTCTGGAGTTTTCAGAGCGCGCGCCGCAGTTCGCCCAGGCCGGAGCGCAGGTGTTCGGCCTGTCCAAGGATCCGCTCAAGTCCCACCATGGGTTCATCGCCAAGAAAGGCCTGACTGTCCCGCTTCTGAGCGACCCCTCCACCGAGGCCATCAAGGCGCTTGGAGCCTGGGGGATAAAGAAGCTGTACGGCAAGGAGTCCGAGGGCGTGGTCCGCTCCACGGTGCTCATCGCGCCGGACGGCACGGTGTCCCGCCACTGGCCCAAGGCCAAAAGCTCCGGGCACGCCCAGGAGGTGCTGGAAGCGTTGCTGGAACTGGCCGGGAGCTGATACGGGACGACGCGGGATTCCAGGGATGACGTTCAGATGCCGTGAGCATGGCCCGCCTGTCGCGTGGCTGCGGCTACTGGCCGTCCTGCGGCTTCACGACTGCCTGGACAGGGTCGACAAGGCGAAGGGTCGAGTAATAGGCGGCCAGTGTGCGGGGATCGTCCGCTTCAAACGTCTCGCCTGCGGGTCCGTGTCCGCCGTGGTTCCAATAGGCGTAACGCAGGGCCAGGGTGTTCTCGCCCTGCTGCGTCTTGACGGGCACGGCAATGCGGCTGTTGACTCCGGCTTCCGGGAAGTCGGCCTGCCCGATGGTCGTCCCGTTCAGGACAACCTCGATCCGTTGCCCTGCGATGGGGCTCTTGGCGACCAGCTGCAAGGCGAATTCCCGGGGCTTGTCCGATTGGAAGGACATGGCGGTTTGCGGCCCGCGCCCCCAGCGGAAGTCGCCCTGGGGGTTTGATTCCGTGTAGTCCAGGCCGGTGACGGCCATGGAAACGTCGGAATCGAAAGACTGGCCCGGGTTGTCCAGGGAGATTTCCAGAGACCTGAACCGCACGGTCTCGGTGTTGTTGTAGAACGAGGGCAGAGCGCTGGAGGCCACCATGCGGATCGTGATGTCCACGGTTCTGAAGGGCTCCGCGCGTCCCAGGCGCAAGGGAATCCAGCCGTGGGGCGTGACTTCGCGCACTGCGAATCCCTGGCGCGCGGGTTCGCCGTCAAAGCTGTAGAAAACCTCGAAGGTGCTTTCCGGCAGGGTCTTGGCCATGAAAAAAGTCAGGTCCAGGCCTGGGACGGGTTTGCCGGTGTTGTTCTCCACCCTGAAGGTCATCGCTCCGGGAGCGTCGAACCTGGACGGATAGAGCAGGTTTCCCAAAGGTGAAAAATACGGCGTGAGATCCCTGGCCTCGTAGACATGCCCGTAAAAATCCTCCGGGTCGGCTGTCACGGCCATGCGGGCGGGCAGAGTCTGGACGGCCAGGACCGGGGTCCTGGGGATGACGAAGCTGGCAACGGAAAACCCGCAGGGGATTTGAACATTCAGGGGTTGGCGGAAGCCGCTTTTTTCGATGCCGAAAGCTTTTTCGGAGTCGCTCTGTTCATACCCCTGTTGCTTCACCAGGAAGAACTCCACCTGGCCGTCTTCAGGAGTGACCGCGTTGGGCAGGTCAACCCCGGTGTATCGCTTGAGGTACCAGCCGACGAAGTCCTCGAGGTAAAAGGGATGGAATCCCGCCACGGCCTTGGGGGTGAAGGAGACGGACATCTCCCTGGCGATGGCGTCCTGGCAGAGGTTGTGATTGATCATGGGGGCGTCGGCGCCGTAAATTCGCGAATGATTCTTACCGACCAGCAGCAGCGAGCCCGCCAGGAGGATCGGGATGACGGCCCTCTCCGGCCTGCCCAGAATTTGTCCGATGCCGCAGGCCACGACCAGGAGCAGCAGCGGCAGGATGAAGCCGATGTGCTGGGCGGAGTAGATGATGCCGTAGCGCGCGGCGATCAGGGCCGCCAGCGGGGCGGCAATGGCGATGGCGAACAGGGCGAAGAGGCCGGTGTCCCGTTTCCACATGGACCACATGCCGAGGGCGAACAGCGCGGCACCCGCGAGGGTCATCCAGGGCACAGGAAATAGGGAGAGCAGTTCGCCGAGGTTGTCCCCGGTCCGCCCGATGGTCCAGAACATGGAGTTGCCGCCCAGCGCGACGCCGGGAAACTTGCCGAGGCGCACGACCAGGGGGACCACGTTCAGCAAGAGGCTCACGGAGTTGGCGGCCAGGGAGCCCAGGGCCATGCGGGGGGGGACGTGCCCAAGCAGCATGGCTCCGAGGATGACCGGAATCTGCGCCCCGATGATCAGCGTCCCGTTGAAGTGCCACAGGCACACCAGGAGGTTCGCTCCGGCCAGGAGCCAGAGATTGCGCCGCGAAGGCGCGCTGAGAAAGCAGACCAGCCGGTCGAAGCAGATGATGCTCAGGAGTATGATCAGGCTGTGCGGACGAAGCACCCGCGACAGTTCAACGTGCAGCAGATGGACCGCCAGCAGCGCGGCGGCGCACAGGGCCGTCTCCCGGGAAAACAAGCGCGTCCCGAGGCGGTAGAGGAAGAAGACGGCAGCCACGCCGCTGACAGCGGAAAGGCTACGCAGCGCAAACTCGGACGATCCGGCCCAGAGGATCGTCTTGGTCAAAAAGTAGAAGAAGGGCGGGTGAGCGTCGGTGTAGAGGGACCGGCGCAGGATGTAGCCCCAGTCGTGGAGCGATGCGTTGGCCACCAACCCCTCCTCGAACAGGATGACCGGAACGTCCAGCGCGTAGAACCTCAGCGCCCCGGCAACCAGGAGCACCAGGAGCAGCAGGACGTCGAGAGAGCGGTCCGGACAACGGCTCAACAGACGGGTATGATCCGAGGATTTCCCGTGGAAGGAAATAACACCCTGGGCACGTCTCACAGTCGGGAGGAGTCGGCTCAGGCCTGCTGTTTGGGCGGAGCGATGGGCAGCGAGTCTTCTTTGGCCTTGGCGTTCCAGTGGTCGCGCACGGCCAGGCAGTCTTCCTTGGGCAGGGTGCGGTCCATGAGGGAGAAGAAGCGTGAGCGCAGAATCACCAGGTCGTGGTAGCTTTCGGCCTGGTCGAT harbors:
- the mqnE gene encoding aminofutalosine synthase MqnE, with the protein product MDRQYIASLGLEPVLDAVLSGKRLTIGQGQALFDCPDPHVPAALAAHARKRLHGDRVHYVVNRHVNPTNVCVNRCRFCAYRRDEGQEGAYVLTPDEALAKLREAGAVDEVHIVGGCHPSLGLDYYEDLAARVRAAYPKASIKALTAVEVDHLAKLSGVSIREVLERLKASGVDMLPGGGAEIFADAPRKALCPEKIGGEAWLSVMAEAHGVGLRTNATMLFGHLETTRHRLEHMDALRRQQDATGGFVCFIPLPYLPGNNPLGEEARGPSAMDVLRTMAVSRLMLDNIPHIKAYWVMLGLKLSQLCLSWGADDLDGTVVEEKIGHEAGSDSAQALSIADLEDAIRSSGFTPVRRDGLFREA
- a CDS encoding peroxiredoxin; this translates as MAVFEPGAKAPDFTLAAAMPDGSERQVSLSGLAGGWVVVFVYPKDSTSGUTVEALEFSERAPQFAQAGAQVFGLSKDPLKSHHGFIAKKGLTVPLLSDPSTEAIKALGAWGIKKLYGKESEGVVRSTVLIAPDGTVSRHWPKAKSSGHAQEVLEALLELAGS
- a CDS encoding glycosyltransferase family 39 protein: MSRCPDRSLDVLLLLVLLVAGALRFYALDVPVILFEEGLVANASLHDWGYILRRSLYTDAHPPFFYFLTKTILWAGSSEFALRSLSAVSGVAAVFFLYRLGTRLFSRETALCAAALLAVHLLHVELSRVLRPHSLIILLSIICFDRLVCFLSAPSRRNLWLLAGANLLVCLWHFNGTLIIGAQIPVILGAMLLGHVPPRMALGSLAANSVSLLLNVVPLVVRLGKFPGVALGGNSMFWTIGRTGDNLGELLSLFPVPWMTLAGAALFALGMWSMWKRDTGLFALFAIAIAAPLAALIAARYGIIYSAQHIGFILPLLLLVVACGIGQILGRPERAVIPILLAGSLLLVGKNHSRIYGADAPMINHNLCQDAIAREMSVSFTPKAVAGFHPFYLEDFVGWYLKRYTGVDLPNAVTPEDGQVEFFLVKQQGYEQSDSEKAFGIEKSGFRQPLNVQIPCGFSVASFVIPRTPVLAVQTLPARMAVTADPEDFYGHVYEARDLTPYFSPLGNLLYPSRFDAPGAMTFRVENNTGKPVPGLDLTFFMAKTLPESTFEVFYSFDGEPARQGFAVREVTPHGWIPLRLGRAEPFRTVDITIRMVASSALPSFYNNTETVRFRSLEISLDNPGQSFDSDVSMAVTGLDYTESNPQGDFRWGRGPQTAMSFQSDKPREFALQLVAKSPIAGQRIEVVLNGTTIGQADFPEAGVNSRIAVPVKTQQGENTLALRYAYWNHGGHGPAGETFEADDPRTLAAYYSTLRLVDPVQAVVKPQDGQ
- a CDS encoding TetR/AcrR family transcriptional regulator, yielding MDASPTFQNIPADKQQRVLGEARREFAERGFLGASMNRLSARLGIAKGSLFKYFGSKEGLFSRVFDGAVERFALFLREARDETKGRPLAERLERVLLVGTEFVRTHPDIYAIYLKMLAGGDFPLREQFLGKVRALSARFLTPIIVEAKASGELPETLDATLAVFVLDAVLDRFVQAQAQPWMDIGLGLSLDDPENSRQAAGKLAAMLAGGFHVG
- a CDS encoding 1,4-dihydroxy-6-naphthoate synthase, coding for MGISPCPNDTFIFHALLNGLAPSEPGFALSRLVMADVEELNSLAARGELDVVKISMAAMADAAPHYRLLPCGGALGRGCGPLLVTRADRSLGAAIETLALPGARTTAALLAELSGIPGRRVQMRYDEVMPAVIRGEVDAGVVIHEGRFTYAAQGLSLLQDFGVWWEGRYGLPLPLGVIAARRDLGEPGAQFAAQAIRESLQHAWKHPQDSKAFIAEHAQELSPEVCQSHIETFVTPFSLEIGQEGRRAIEALAEAAFRLAGRPGDVPGDLFW
- the mqnC gene encoding cyclic dehypoxanthinyl futalosine synthase, producing MSAIFDHAQVLAVARKADSAQRLTMEDALILAESASLPLLGSLAHRARLRKHPAPVVTYVVDRNVNSTNICQCGCRFCAFFKAPGQAGGYSLTREELGQKIEETLALGGRQILLQGGHNPDMGLEYYEALLHFVRETYPDIHVHGFSPPEIVYFAGLAGLTVPEVVARLKAAGLASIPGGGAEILVDRVRQAVAPAKCSTAEWLDVMRQAHLQGLRTTATMMFGHVETWAERIEHLLALRDLQDETRGFTAFIPWGFQPDNTALGGRKCSPQEYLRVLTISRLMLDNFLSVQASWVTMGREIAQASLWYGANDFGSTMIEENVVAAAGVRFRMDEPGVRQAITDAGFKPVRRAMDYSLLESL
- a CDS encoding bestrophin-like domain yields the protein MQPRTRYGQAMLSEFKDFNPQYYLVFGVILGLSLAAPGFLYALRRKALASGGGSRKLISSEIFSLFASVYAFFLGFAIVTLWGAYGSARSLVSAEAGAVMVAYRLSVPLPGSEGFRQALIAYSKVVVEDEWPAMDRDQSMSVRASDRLGDVWEAFYAMKPSGADNQSYYAGLGQAVADLNRQRVARSQTLSGNLYPPVWIILGFGLLGVFVGLLLTNPEQTRSQVALEIIVAFLMFSCVYFIVDIATPFSGVLNVSSAPFTEVHAGMLTLQGAPR